In the Marinobacter sp. F4206 genome, one interval contains:
- a CDS encoding NUDIX domain-containing protein: MTEPFQFSASDVKVEKRETVFQGFFRMDKLWLTHPRFDGREMPVFTRELFVRGDATCVLPYDPVRDEVVLLEQFRLGVLGRDQSPWLLELVAGMNEAGESPEDVAQREGQEEAGLTFSRLDKICDYLVSPGGTTELVHLFCGLISTQNAGGLFGVEHEHEDIRAHVFRAEEAIAMIRDGRVNNAAAIIALQWLELNRSRLRKEATS, translated from the coding sequence ATGACCGAGCCGTTCCAGTTCTCAGCCAGCGACGTTAAAGTCGAAAAACGCGAGACCGTCTTCCAGGGCTTCTTCCGGATGGACAAGCTCTGGTTGACCCACCCGCGTTTTGACGGACGGGAAATGCCGGTGTTCACCCGCGAGCTGTTTGTTCGTGGCGATGCCACCTGCGTGCTCCCCTACGATCCCGTTCGGGACGAGGTCGTATTGTTGGAACAGTTCCGGCTCGGCGTCCTGGGTCGTGACCAGTCGCCGTGGCTGTTGGAGCTGGTGGCCGGAATGAACGAGGCTGGTGAGTCGCCGGAGGATGTGGCGCAGCGGGAGGGTCAGGAGGAAGCGGGGCTGACATTCAGTCGCCTGGACAAAATATGTGACTACCTGGTCTCTCCGGGTGGCACCACCGAACTGGTTCACCTGTTCTGTGGGCTGATCAGCACCCAGAACGCCGGCGGACTGTTTGGCGTTGAACACGAACATGAAGACATCCGCGCCCATGTTTTCAGGGCGGAAGAGGCAATTGCCATGATCCGCGATGGCCGGGTCAACAACGCAGCAGCTATTATTGCTCTTCAATGGCTTGAACTGAATCGTTCAAGACTCCGGAAAG